The DNA region GCTACTAAAGTCTGACCTTAAAAAGCTCAACTCCCAATTTTTCAGGAACATTGTTACACAATCAAATGATGACAGAGAAGAGTTGTTTATAGCACAAAGAGCCTTGCAGACTGATCCTTTGAATTTGGTTCTTCAGCAGGAAGAAAAGGAGAAGCTAGCTAAATTTAGGCAATCCTCATACCTTGCAGAGATGTTTCTTCAGCAACAGAGCAAGGTCACATGGATAAAACTGGGAGATGATAATACCCAATACTTCTATTCAGTAATTAAACATAGAAGGCTGAAGCAGGTTACCACTCAGCTGAGAGATGACCTAGGGAACTGGCATTCAAATAATGAAGAGATTGCAAGTCTGTTTGTCAATTACTATAAAGAACTGCTTGGTAAACAAGCTTAGGTGAGAATTAAAGCATTTAGAAGCTTCTTTATAAATGGCCCATTGTTATCTCAGGAACAACAGGTCCTGCTCTTGCAACCATATACTGGTAAGGAAGTGAAAACAACAGTTTTTCAGATTGATAGTAATAAGAGCCCTGGGCCTGATGGATATGGCAGTGGCTTTTTTAAATCAGCCTGGGAAATAGTGGGAGAAGATGTGGTGACAGCAGTTCTGGAGTTCTTCACAAATGGCAAATTACTTAAACAGTTGAATGCTACTAATATTGCCTTGATCCCCAAGATTAGTAGTCCAGAGCAAGCAAGTCAGTTTAGACCTATTTCTTGCTGTAATGTGCTTTATAAGTGCATTTCCAAGGTGATATGTCAAAAGACTGAAGGAAGCAATACAAACAATAGTAGCAGAAAACCAATCAGCATTTGTGCAGGGCAGGTCCATGCTACACAATGTTCTTATATGTCATGACATCCTTAGACACTATAATAGACAAACTACCCCAAGGTGCTTAATGAAGATTGATTTGAGGAAGGCTTATGATATGGTGAGTTGGGAATTCTTGGTGGAAGCGTTAAGGGGATATGAATTTCCAAACAGCTTCATCAATTTGATAATGACCTGTGTAACTTCTCCAATATTCACAGTTAAAGTCAATGGTGAAGGGCATGGGTTTTTTGCAGGAAAGAGGGGACTTAGACAAGGGGACCCAATGTCACCCCTATTGTTTATGTTAGTAATGGAGTATTTGTCAAGAACTTTGAAGTGCATGGGGGAGCTGCCTGATTTCCAGTACCACCCAATGTGCAAAAGAATAAAGCTGACTCATTTGATATTTGCAGATGACCTCATGATTTTTTGCAAGGGTAACATGAGCTCTGTTTCTAGAATTATGGAAGAACTAACTCATTTTAGTGATGTGATTGGACTACAACCAAATACGGACAAGTCTAATTTGTTCCTGGCAGGTGTTGATGATCAGACCAAAGAGCAACTTCTATTGAGGACAGGGTTTGTCTTAGGTTCTTTTCCTATTAGATACCTCGGATTACCACTGACCTCAAAGAGATGGTGCAAAATGGAGTGCCAACATCTTAATGACAAAATTACAACAAGGATAAAAAGCGCATACTCTAAACAACTATCTTATGCAGGCAGGCTGCAGATTATTAATGCTGTCCTATTCTCAATCCAAAGCTTCTGGAGCTCTATGTTCATTCTACCTCAGAGTGTGATCAAAGAAGTGGATATAATATGTAGAGCATACTTATGGGGGAGCAAAGAGGATACTAGAAAGATTGCTTTAGTGTCATGGGAACAAGTCTGCTGTATAAAAAAGTTTGGGGGTCTAAATATCAAAGGAAGCAAGCTGTGGAATAAGGCATCAGTGGGGAAGCTGTTGTGGCAATTAGCAATGAAGGAACATATTTTATGGATAAGGTGGGTGCATGAAATTTATATGAAGAATAATGACAATATCTGGACACATATACCACAGCAGGACTCCAGTTGGTACTGGAAGAAAATAAATGTGTTAAAAGTGGACATGCACGGATGGTACTCATCTGGGAACTATGTGCTTAATCCAGGAGGGCAGTACTCACTTACTCAGAGCTATAATTCATTATTGGGGCAGCTTACCAGGCTTGGAATCTCGGAGCTGGTGTGGACTAAAGTTGCACAGCCTAAACATAGATTTACACTGTGGTTAGCAATGCAGGATAGACTGTTAACTAAAGAGAGACTCAAAAGATTGAATATACAGATAGAGGATGATTCTTGCTGTTTATGTGATAGATTGGTGGAGGAAACTCATAAACATCTGTTTGCTGAATGTGAGTGGACAAAAAGGGTCGGGTCTGCAATGGAACAATGGTCTGGCATAAACTTTCCTACTGGTACAGTGAAGCAGATTCTAAGCAGGGTGAGGAACAAGCATTGGAAACAGCTCCACAAGGAATTGATAGCAGCGTTATATGGAGCAGTGATTTATCATGTTTGGAGATCAAGGAACTGGAAGATTTTCAAGGGAATCAATGTAGATACAACTGGAGTAGTGACACAGATAAAGAGGGAATATGTAGATAGACTTGAGGTAGTTAAACGATCTAGGAAAGCTTACAAATGTAGATGGCTGATACAGAGATTCTTGATGTAATTAGAGATCAACTGGAGGCTCTTTGCTCTTAATACCCTTCCTAGAAGGTGATTAGTGAGATTGAGTGCTCTTTGGTTGTATGTTTTCTTGTTGGTTTGTTAATGGTAATTTACCTTGGTTACCAAAAAAAAACTTGGTAAGCCTCGTCCAACCTTGTCTTGCTCTCCACTCATTGTACTTGATATTTCCTAATAatattaatgtttttttttcttttatagtaTTATATTACATCTTTTCTCATCGTTCTCTTTTAATTGAGCATTTGAACacataataaaatatttttattatatacTTTCGATTTAATAAAACAAAATTAGTGTGTATTCTCAATCGTCTATTTATGTAGATAAGTTAAATACATAAAACATGACACATTCTTTAATTCTACAAACCAGCCTCAATTGGGAAGGTTTTACGGCTTATTGAGGCTAATGCATAAAATTAAAGAaggtgacatattttaagtgATTGACATATCTACGAGTGTGGGCTTTAGGACATGCGCAAAACATTTTCAAAATTTGAGCCAGAATTGTCTAATTGAAATATGTTACTCGAgccaagggtctatcggaaacaacttcTCCATCTgccaaggtagggataaggtttatgtacactttaccctccccggaccccacttgtgggattatactgggtatgttgttgttgttgttgatgttgttttgTATTTAGGTGCTCAATCGCAATAAGTCGTAGTTTGAGTGTCCAAATGAAATCTAGTAATAAATTAGGGTGGGTTGATGTATTCcgaaaatgaaattaatgaattgAGAACgtcaaaataaaaaattgaacttTAAAACGTGAAATAAGATAGAGAACTTTTAagtcctttccttctttttgggaGATACTGTTGTCGAGATGTTCTAATCATAATCCATATCATGATCAACACCATCTTACCAAAATACATAAAGCACAAAAATGCTTATGCTACAGTATTAATTTGAAACAGTGCTTTTAAAAATCCGGATCGTGAGACATAATGTACTTGGAATGGATACTAGAGGCAAATTTACAGTGGGAACAACTTTCAATTTGTTGAGGCAGAGAATGGATACTAATGAGTTGTACAAGAGAATTTGGATAAAAGGATTACCAGTGAAGATCTCATTTTTTCTATGGAGACTATGGAAAGCTAAAATACCCCTAGATGAGATAGTGAAGCAGTGGGGCTTTAAGTTTCCTTCCAGATGTTTCTGTTGTGATGAGCCTAAAGAGGAAACTATAGCACATTTGTTTTTAAAGTCCCCTGTTGCACAATATACATGGAACATTTTCTGCAGACCCATGGGATTAAATATTCAAAATCTTCAGCTGAGTCAAGTTATTAATTTGTGGTGGGATGCCCCAGTAAATCACTAtgtaaaatatattttccaaGCAGTGCCAGCTATTATTGTTTGGGAACTCTGGAAAAGAAGAAAAGTTATTAGGCATGGGGGCAAGATGTCTAAGGTCAAGCTAGTCTACCAAAT from Lycium barbarum isolate Lr01 chromosome 10, ASM1917538v2, whole genome shotgun sequence includes:
- the LOC132613142 gene encoding uncharacterized protein LOC132613142, encoding MGLLENKIKSNKIAEVASIMFGGWQYVTNLESRYNGRVWLVWRLDFYTVVPLASSSQVITCEILYIPLQLKYIMSIVYAYNTKEAWLNNMPPCTAVNLPEGISDHCPIKLTLTGQNTRRKRAFQYFNVWGQHPSFMNTVRKGWDININGCSMWKLVRRLKLLKSDLKKLNSQFFRNIVTQSNDDREELFIAQRALQTDPLNLVLQQEEKEKLAKFRQSSYLAEMFLQQQSKVTWIKLGDDNTQYFYSVIKHRRLKQVTTQLRDDLGNWHSNNEEIASLFEQQVLLLQPYTGKEVKTTVFQIDSNKSPGPDGYGSGFFKSAWEIVGEDVVTAVLEFFTNGKLLKQLNATNIALIPKISSPEQASQFRPISCCNVLYKCISKVICQKTEGSNTNNSSRKPISICAGQVHATQCSYMS